The Verrucomicrobiota bacterium nucleotide sequence TGGTGATCACATTCCAGACCACGTATACGAGTAAAATAAACACGGCGAATACAGCAGCAACGGCAAGGCCGAGTTTCCAGTAAAGAGAATAATCAACCTCGGTATCGACGTCCTTTACCAGACTTGAGGAATGCGTTTCTGATCCGCCGGAGTATGAGCCTAAGGGAGCGGAAACCTCTTGTTGATATCGATCCTGCTGGGCTGGCGCATCTTTTCCGGGAGGCGAATCTGGCATGTCCAGGCGGCCCAGTAATTCACCTCTATCGCGTTTGGAGATTTTACTGCGACCTAGCTTAAATGAGGTGTAGTCGGTAGTAATCTTTACCGGATCGATGTGGAGAAACTTCGAATAGTTGCTCAAAAACCCACGCACGTAGACGTCCGGAATGCCGATATCGAATTTGTCCTTTTCGAAGCAATCCAGGAAGTCGCCGCGTATCTTGGTAGCATCGGCTGCCTCGCGAATGGAAATTCCCTTTTTTTTACGGGCTTCTTCTAGCCGTTCCCCAATAGATTGCATATCGGATTGATTAAGTGAGACCGCAGAGAAAATGCAAAGAAAATTATATTTCCTTTGGAAAACACATCCATTTTTCCTTTCGGGGGGTTACCTCGCTCCTAAAGATTCTCTAAATCCATGAGAATATCGCGTGGCTTCGACCCATTATCCGGCCCGACAATACCACGTGCTTCCATAAGGTCCATTATTCTTGCAGCGCGGTTATACCCAATTTTCAAGCGCCGTTGGAGCATTGAAGTGGATGCCCGACCGGTACCTCGCAACACGTCAATCGCAGCTGGGAACAGATCATCCTCCTCTTCTTGAAGTTCACCGATATCTTCACCGTCTTCCAGTTCAATTTGTCTTTGAACCTCTTCCACAAATTGAGGAGGGCCGTTTTGTTTGAGGAACTCTACAATATTGTTGATTTCCTCGTCTGAGACGAAACAGCCCTGGGAACGTAATAATTTTCCCGAACCGGGAGGATTAAAAAGCATGTCTCCTCGTCCAATAAGTTGCTCGGCTCCGCCTTCGTCCAATATGGTCCGACTGTCTACCTTTGAGCTGACCTGGAAGGCGATACGACTTGGAAGATTGGCCTTAATGATACCTGTGATCACATTTACAGAAGGTCGTTGAGTTGCGATGATGAGGTGAATGCCTGCTGCCCGGGCCAACTGTGCCAAACGAGCGATACCAACTTCAACATCCTGTTGAGCTACCATCATAAGGTCTGCCAACTCATCAATAATGCAAACGATGTAGGGAAATTTTTCGGGAATGAGAACATTGTCATCTCGCGGCACTTCAATGTATGGAGCTTCGGCTTCTGGAATATCGTCCATACCGAGCAAATCCTCACCAGCCATTCTATCGATGGCAGATTGTGCTTTTCTTTCGCTCGCTTCTTTACGCGACTGTTTCTGTTTATCGTTAAAGCCAGCGATGTTTCGGACCCCTAGTTTGGCAAATATCTGGTAGCGACGTTCCATTTCTGCGATCAGCCACTTTAATGCACCCGGGACCTTTTTCGGATCGGTAACAACAGGAATCATCATATGTGGGAGGTCATTAAAGACCTGCATTTCCACGATCTTCGGATCCACCATGATAAACCGTATATCCTCAGGACTCGAATGGTAGACGAGCGAAGCGATAATGGTGTTAATACATACGGTTTTGCCGGATCCCGTGGCACCGGCTACGAGTAGGTGAGGCATCTTTGTAAGGTCGGCGATGAGAGGCCGTCCGCTTACTTCCTTGCCTAAAGCTATTGGTATCTCGGCAGTGGAGTTTTCCCAGTCTTCCGACTCAATAATATCGCGAAGGTAAACTGCTTCCGGTCTTTTGTTCGGAACTTCAATTCCGACGGTACCCTTGCCTGGAACCGGTGCCTGGATCCGAACCGCGAGAGCTTTGAGCCCCAGTGCGATATCGTTTTCAAGCCCCAGAATTTTCCCAACTTTAACTCCAGGAGCGGGATGCACCTCGTAGCGCGTGATAACCGGTCCGGTATGAACCTCACCCATCCGTACGCTTACTTTAAAGTTGGCCAGTGTTTGAATTAGAGCTGCGGCTGTTGCTTCATGCTCACTCTTATCTAACGCATGATCTTTTTCCGGAGGATCTTTTAAAAGCGCGAGAGTAGGAAAGATGTAATTCCCCTGCTTTTGAGGAACGGATTTTTTTAGCGCCTTTCGCATTGCCTGCGTGGCAACAATTTTTAGTGGCGTGTCAGGTGCCTCTTTTTTCGAGAAACCTTCACCGTGAACTCGAATCTGTAAGGACTTCCCTTTTTCGACCGGTGTTGCTGGATCCGAAGTTTTCGGTACAATAAAATCCTCCACGTCTTCGAGCTCTATCGACTCAAGAATAGATTCTTCTTCATCTTCTTCCCGCAGTCGGAACTTGGCTGTTGTGGGCTTAACAGTTTCTGCAGTCGACGCTTCCCCGGCCAGATTATTTAAAGCTTCCTCCTTTCGACGTGCTTTTTCCTCTTTGCGTTTCAAGCGGCGTTGGGCTGCCTTTTCTCGATAGTCGATCAACCATATCTGGGAACGTTCAAGGATATGGGAAAAGTCCGATGTAAACAACAAGATGAGGCTAAGCAAAAGCGTAGCTGCCAACACAATGGATGTTCCAACCGGCCCAAACCAAGTTCGCATTCCATGAGTGTAAAAAACGTTCCCGACTAAACCTCCAAGGCCTTCAGCGTAGCTCCAATCGTTGTGGATTTCAACTTCTCTTCCTTGGAAGAAAGAATCCTGAATGAGCGCCCCCAAAGCAGACACGGAAAAAGTGTAAGCAAAAATGGCTAATATCTGGGGCCATTTCAGAAAGTGAGATTTCTTAAAAAGAGATAGGTAGCTCAACCAAAAACAAAAAAACGAAATGACCCAGGCTGAAAATCCAAACATCAATAGAGAATAAAAAGCGATATATTCTCCGAAAACGCCTACCACGAATTCGCTGGATGCATTTTCGGAAGGAGGAAGTCCGAAGGGGACTTCCTTAAACGAACTATTGTCCAAATCAAATATGATGAGGGAAATGAGCATCAGTGTGCCTATAACAAGAAAGAAAAATCCAGTTATCGGACGCGACTTACCGCTGTAAGATCCTAGTGTGGTTTTACTTGTCCCTTTGGTCTGTTTTTTGGGAGGTGCCATGGTGATTTAAGAAAAGACTAGGATTGGCAGATCGAATGACAATGGGTGGCATTGTGTTTTGACGCTAGATTAACAACTTTTTATAATCTATAAGCTATTGATATTCAACAGAAAGATAGCAGGTTGCCGCACAAGTGAATCAAGGCCATATTAACCCTAGGATGGTGATAGATGAGATGTTGGATGAAAGTTTAATCTTTAGGACTCCAAAAATTGGCTTTGGATCATTAAGAAATACAACCATAGTGGTTTTTCTTTGAATTAAAAGTATCTATTCTGAACTTTACGAAATCATGTCATCACCCATCGTTTTTAAACCTCTTTACATGGAACGCGTATGGGGTGGTCGAGGCCTCGAGAAAAAGTTAAATCGCACGCTCCCTGCCGAAAAATTGATTGGCGAGAGTTGGGAAGTTGTGGACCGACCTGAAGCGCAATCAATCGTGTTATCTCCACCTTATACTGATTTGACCATTCGTGAACTGCTTCAGAACCATGCCGGTACAGTGATGGGTCCAGCCTACGATTCCGAAAAGCCATTTCCGATTCTTATTAAGTGGTTGGATTGTCAGGAGAAATTGAGCCTGCAGGTTCATCCTCCTGCTCGCGTCGCCAAGAAATTCAACGGTGAACCCAAGACCGAGAATTGGTATATTGCCGATGCAGAGGAAGGCTCGGAAATGATGGTCGGATTGAAAAAAGGGGTTACGCGAGAGACTTTTGAAGCTGCTTTGAAAAACGGGGAACTGGAACCGTTGATTCATAAACCAATCGTTGAGGCTGGTGATTCCATATTTGTATGGAGCGGGAGAATTCATGCGATTGGTGGCGGAAACTTCATTCTGGAAATCCAACAAAACTCGGATACGACTTACAGAGTCTACGACTGGGGGAGATTGGGACTCGATGGGAAACCACGGGAGCTGCATGTGGAGGAATCAATGGAATCTATCGCGTTTGACGATTTTGAGCCAGAGCCGCTGCGCAACACACAACCGGGAGATACCTTGGCCGATTGTAATGAATTTCGCATTCGAAAAGAAAAGGTAGAGGCTGGAAACAGCCTTCGTTTTCCTGACAAAACTCCGCCGGTTTTAATCAGTGTAGTTTTTGGTAATATCGAAGTTCAAGGAAAGGATCGAAGTCTTTTCCAGAAAGGGGATACCTTTTTACTTCCTTATCAGGGTGACTTTGAAGTGACGTCTTCGGCTACTGCCGAGTTACTTATAACGGATCACTTTGCGTAGAAAGTCGGTTGCCACTCAATTTTTGGGATCTTTGAGCCCAAAATAAGTGTATAACGATTGCTTGAACTTGTAAGGATAACTCGTTTCCTTAGCGGGTCCTAATTATGAAAGAAGAGGAAATAAACAATACATTGGAAGAAGAAATGGAAACACCGGAAGGGGAAGAAGCTGCCGTGGAGTCGTCTGAATCAGAGGAATCACCTATCACAGAGGACACGACTGATGATGTGAAGGAACTTTCAATTGAGGAGTTACTGGAAAAGAGCCGTCAGGAAAAAGAAGACCTTTACGAAAAGGTGCTTCGGGCTGCAGCTGATTTCGAAAATTTCCGAAAACGCACTATTCGGGAAAAAGAAGAGCTTCGAAAATTCGCTTTATCGGGACTGATTGAGGATCTGTTGCCTGCCTTGGATAACCTGGAACTGGGTCTCATGTCTGCAGACAACCATCCAGAAGCGAAAGCCATTTCAGAAGGATTTCGCATGGTTGCCCAACAACTGGGTTCTATACTTCAAAGCAACGGTTTGGAATGTGTTGATCCTGTAGGGGAAGTCTTCGATCCGAATTTCCATGAAAGTGTCGCGTTTCAGCCGAGTGATGAAGTGGAAGATCACAAGATCATTCAAGTGGTTCGAAAAGGCTACTCGCTGAACGGGCGTATATTAAGAGCTGCCAATGTAATTGTATCCAGCGGCCCCGCTACAGAAGAAGATGGAGAAAGCTAGGTATGGCTGAAGATTTTTATAATCTATTGGGTGTAGATAAGGGTGCCTCAAACGAGGAACTGAAAAAAGCTTATCGTAAGCAGGCACTCAAATACCATCCCGACCGCAATCCAGATGACAAGGATGCAGAGGAACAGTTTAAGAAGGTATCCCACGCATACGAGATACTCAAAGACTCTGAAAAACGTGCCGCTTATGACCGTTACGGACCCAAAGCCTTCGAAGGAGGTGGTATGGGCCCTGGTGGCGGTCGAGGGCATGATCCGTTTGATATGTTCCGTGAAGTCTACGAGGGTGGCGGCGGCGGCGGTTTTGGCGGAATCTTTGATGAACTTTTTGGCGGCGGCGGCCGCAGCCAATCGGGTGGAGCACGCGCCGGGGCAAATCTACAATACGATTTGCAAATCAAATTGGGTGAAGCTGCCAGGGGCGTTGAAAAAGAAATTTCTTTCCGCAGGGCGGTCGGTTGCACCCCGTGTAGCGGGACCGGTGCAGAACCAGGCACTAGCAAGAAGACTTGTAACACCTGCGGCGGAGCTGGCCAGGTGACTACCTCCCGAGGATTTTTCCGCGTCAAGCAGGCCTGCCCATCTTGTCACGGATCCGGCTCTATCATAGAAACGCCTTGCAAGACCTGCTCCGGCGAAGGTCGGGTTATGAAAGCGAGCAATACCCAGGTAAAAGTACCTGCGGGTGTTGATACGGGGTCCCGTTTAAGACTATCTGGCATGGGCGAAGCCGGTGTAGGCGGTGGCCCAACGGGTGACCTGATTATCGTTATTCACGTTCAGGATCACGAAATTTTTGAAAGAGAAGGCGATGATCTTTATTGCCAGATTCCGATTAAATTTACCCTGGCAACATTGGGTGGTGCCATAGAGGTGCCGACGCTTGGCGGAAAAGCCTCTTTAAAAATACCGGGTGGAACCCAGTCGGGAACAACTTTCCGCATGCGAAAAAAGGGGATGACCTCACTTAGAGGTTATGGTGTGGGCGATCAATACATCACTGTGCATGTAGAAGTACCAAAGGACCTTACCGGGAAACAAAAGGAATTACTGGAAAAATTTGCGATCGAGTCGGGGGATGATATGGAACCGATCGGTAAATCGTTTTTCGATAAGGCCAAACGATTCTTTGACGAACGCTAAACGTCTATCTGTTAGCTGTTCGGTAAATTTTTATGTCTCTTTTTCAAGTATCGTTTTCTATTATTGGTGATCAAGTTGATGCCCTCGAAGAGTTGCTTTTTGAAGTCGATGAAGGTCGTTGGAATATGTACCTCGACCAGGACACCCAAGTCGGAGTCGCTTCAGGGGTTTATGAATCCGAGCTTGAAGCACAGGACGATTGGAATCGAATCGAACCTTTTTTCGAAGAGCTACTTGGCAAATTGAATCCTGATTTCCAGGAGTTGCCAGACACCGATTGGAAAGATAGCTACAAGGTACACTTTAAGCCGTGGAGTTTCAAGGGGTTGCATTGGGTGCCTGTTTGGGAAAAGGAAACCTATCCGATTCCAGACGGTGATGCGGTTGTCTGGCTTGACCCGGGAATGGCTTTTGGAACCGGGAACCATGAGACGACTCGTCTTTGTATTGAAGCCCTTATAGAATTTTTGAAAACAAGAGATCATT carries:
- a CDS encoding DNA translocase FtsK, which codes for MAPPKKQTKGTSKTTLGSYSGKSRPITGFFFLVIGTLMLISLIIFDLDNSSFKEVPFGLPPSENASSEFVVGVFGEYIAFYSLLMFGFSAWVISFFCFWLSYLSLFKKSHFLKWPQILAIFAYTFSVSALGALIQDSFFQGREVEIHNDWSYAEGLGGLVGNVFYTHGMRTWFGPVGTSIVLAATLLLSLILLFTSDFSHILERSQIWLIDYREKAAQRRLKRKEEKARRKEEALNNLAGEASTAETVKPTTAKFRLREEDEEESILESIELEDVEDFIVPKTSDPATPVEKGKSLQIRVHGEGFSKKEAPDTPLKIVATQAMRKALKKSVPQKQGNYIFPTLALLKDPPEKDHALDKSEHEATAAALIQTLANFKVSVRMGEVHTGPVITRYEVHPAPGVKVGKILGLENDIALGLKALAVRIQAPVPGKGTVGIEVPNKRPEAVYLRDIIESEDWENSTAEIPIALGKEVSGRPLIADLTKMPHLLVAGATGSGKTVCINTIIASLVYHSSPEDIRFIMVDPKIVEMQVFNDLPHMMIPVVTDPKKVPGALKWLIAEMERRYQIFAKLGVRNIAGFNDKQKQSRKEASERKAQSAIDRMAGEDLLGMDDIPEAEAPYIEVPRDDNVLIPEKFPYIVCIIDELADLMMVAQQDVEVGIARLAQLARAAGIHLIIATQRPSVNVITGIIKANLPSRIAFQVSSKVDSRTILDEGGAEQLIGRGDMLFNPPGSGKLLRSQGCFVSDEEINNIVEFLKQNGPPQFVEEVQRQIELEDGEDIGELQEEEDDLFPAAIDVLRGTGRASTSMLQRRLKIGYNRAARIMDLMEARGIVGPDNGSKPRDILMDLENL
- a CDS encoding 50S ribosomal protein L11 methyltransferase; this encodes MSLFQVSFSIIGDQVDALEELLFEVDEGRWNMYLDQDTQVGVASGVYESELEAQDDWNRIEPFFEELLGKLNPDFQELPDTDWKDSYKVHFKPWSFKGLHWVPVWEKETYPIPDGDAVVWLDPGMAFGTGNHETTRLCIEALIEFLKTRDHFDASSNKLSCCDAGCGSGILAISAKKLGVSTVVGFDNDADAVRISHENLLLNDLAGEVDFLEGDLETGFQEQAYDLVFANILAVVLIEQPYALITSVKSGGRLILSGILTKELREVRTTYKEKLNRIGKSASITSHSLGEWSDVVIDID
- the dnaJ gene encoding molecular chaperone DnaJ, with protein sequence MAEDFYNLLGVDKGASNEELKKAYRKQALKYHPDRNPDDKDAEEQFKKVSHAYEILKDSEKRAAYDRYGPKAFEGGGMGPGGGRGHDPFDMFREVYEGGGGGGFGGIFDELFGGGGRSQSGGARAGANLQYDLQIKLGEAARGVEKEISFRRAVGCTPCSGTGAEPGTSKKTCNTCGGAGQVTTSRGFFRVKQACPSCHGSGSIIETPCKTCSGEGRVMKASNTQVKVPAGVDTGSRLRLSGMGEAGVGGGPTGDLIIVIHVQDHEIFEREGDDLYCQIPIKFTLATLGGAIEVPTLGGKASLKIPGGTQSGTTFRMRKKGMTSLRGYGVGDQYITVHVEVPKDLTGKQKELLEKFAIESGDDMEPIGKSFFDKAKRFFDER
- a CDS encoding helix-turn-helix domain-containing protein, giving the protein MQSIGERLEEARKKKGISIREAADATKIRGDFLDCFEKDKFDIGIPDVYVRGFLSNYSKFLHIDPVKITTDYTSFKLGRSKISKRDRGELLGRLDMPDSPPGKDAPAQQDRYQQEVSAPLGSYSGGSETHSSSLVKDVDTEVDYSLYWKLGLAVAAVFAVFILLVYVVWNVITKESPGINPELVEAPAVDTSGTQILQPAEEVIKLIASGDVNVLVIEKETNTRLFSAPLAAGEEVEIRKIGPVTIAFNEGQNLSYTKSGQTFSPETKGLGRITVP
- a CDS encoding class I mannose-6-phosphate isomerase produces the protein MSSPIVFKPLYMERVWGGRGLEKKLNRTLPAEKLIGESWEVVDRPEAQSIVLSPPYTDLTIRELLQNHAGTVMGPAYDSEKPFPILIKWLDCQEKLSLQVHPPARVAKKFNGEPKTENWYIADAEEGSEMMVGLKKGVTRETFEAALKNGELEPLIHKPIVEAGDSIFVWSGRIHAIGGGNFILEIQQNSDTTYRVYDWGRLGLDGKPRELHVEESMESIAFDDFEPEPLRNTQPGDTLADCNEFRIRKEKVEAGNSLRFPDKTPPVLISVVFGNIEVQGKDRSLFQKGDTFLLPYQGDFEVTSSATAELLITDHFA
- the grpE gene encoding nucleotide exchange factor GrpE, with the translated sequence MKEEEINNTLEEEMETPEGEEAAVESSESEESPITEDTTDDVKELSIEELLEKSRQEKEDLYEKVLRAAADFENFRKRTIREKEELRKFALSGLIEDLLPALDNLELGLMSADNHPEAKAISEGFRMVAQQLGSILQSNGLECVDPVGEVFDPNFHESVAFQPSDEVEDHKIIQVVRKGYSLNGRILRAANVIVSSGPATEEDGES